The following is a genomic window from Paenibacillus thiaminolyticus.
ACGTAATACAGAGTGTGGACGGCCGCAGCGTTCACAGCGTGTGTATGCCCGTACTTGAAACTTCGGTTTGCGTTGTTGCTTGATTTTCATCGAAGTTTTTGCCACGTGAGTTGACACCTCCTAAATCGTGTCCAAGATATCGATTCATGGAATCGTTCCGTTCGTACTACCTTGTTTGCCTTCGACGCGAATTACTTCACGAAAGGCATGCCGAGTTGCGTCAACAATTCGCGGGACTCTTCGTCCGTTTTCGCCGTCGTTACGACAACGATGTCCATACCGCGTACTTTATCTACTTGATCGTACTCGATCTCTGGGAAGATGATTTGCTCCTTCAGACCGAGCGTGTAGTTGCCGCGGCCGTCAAATGCTTTGTTCGAGATACCGTGGAAGTCACGGACACGAGGAAGCGTGACGTTGAACAATTTGTCCAGGAAGTGATACATGCGCTCACCGCGCAAAGTCACTTTCACACCAATCGGCATTCCTTCACGAAGCTTAAAGCCTGCGATAGACTTCTTCGCACGTGTAATTACTGGTTTTTGACCCGCGATCAATTGCAGTTCAGCAACAGCCGAATCCAATACTTTGGAGTTTTGAACAGCCTCACCCATACCCATGTTGATGACGACTTTCTCCACTTTTGGCACCTGCATAACGGTTGTATAATTGAACTTCTGCATCAGCGCAGGAGTAACTTCGTTCAAGTAACGTTCTTTCAGACGAGCTGCCATAAGGCACTGACCTCCTTTCTTAGCGATTAGTCGATGATTGCGCC
Proteins encoded in this region:
- a CDS encoding type Z 30S ribosomal protein S14, with the protein product MAKTSMKIKQQRKPKFQVRAYTRCERCGRPHSVLRKFKICRICFRELAYKGQIPGVKKASW
- the rplE gene encoding 50S ribosomal protein L5 codes for the protein MAARLKERYLNEVTPALMQKFNYTTVMQVPKVEKVVINMGMGEAVQNSKVLDSAVAELQLIAGQKPVITRAKKSIAGFKLREGMPIGVKVTLRGERMYHFLDKLFNVTLPRVRDFHGISNKAFDGRGNYTLGLKEQIIFPEIEYDQVDKVRGMDIVVVTTAKTDEESRELLTQLGMPFVK